GGCGATGCTGGTCGTGATGGGGCCGGTGACGCTGGCCCCGGCGATGGGGCTGGCGCTGCCCGCATGGCTGCCGGTGGCGGCATCGGCGGGGGCGGCGCTGGCGGTCTTCGCCGCCCTGCTGGCGGCGATCCTGGTCGTGGCGGGGCTGATCCTGGGACGTTCAGTCCGCGCAGCCTGACTGTTCCGTGGCCCCGTCCTCGGCGATCACCGTCAGCCGCAGGGCCTGCGGGTCCAGATCGAAGGGGCCGCCTTCGGGGCCAACCATGTCCACCCGGGCCACCGGACCGTCCGGGCCGGGATGGATCTCCGCGCCCGAGACCCAGATCTCGGGGCGGTCGTCCAGCTCGATCGCGGCCAGCGTCACCTGGGGGACGGGCAGGGTCATGGTGACCTGCATCCCGTCGGCGATGGGGGCGATGGTGCAGGCGGGCCCATCCTCCAGCCGCTGCGGCTCCAAGGCCAGGGCCTCCAGGATGGCGGGGTCGGGCTGCGGGGCCGGGGGCGGGGCGACGAGGTCCAGATGGGCGGGCACGCAGATGGATTCGCACAGCCCCAGGCTGACCTGCAGCGCCAGGTCGATGGGCTGGTCGGGATCGGCGGGCAGGGCGGTGAAGGGCAGGACCAGGCGGTCGTGATAGCCCATCTCCAGCACCGCGCCGGACCGGATCGCCTGCGGGGCGGGCCAGTGCAGCCGGGCGTGATCCAGGTTCGCCGACCCCTCCCACGCGAAATGCGGCGGCAGGCCGGTATCGCCGGGGCTGCGCCAATAGGTCTTCCAGCCGGGCTCCAGCACCAGCTCCAGCGCGGCGATGCGCCCGCCGTCATCACCGGTCCAGCCCGGCAGCAGCCGCGCCGAGGCCAGCCCCGGCGGCAGATCGGCCAGCGCGGGCAAGGGCAGGATCAGGGCGGCGATCAGG
Above is a genomic segment from Paracoccus aestuarii containing:
- a CDS encoding protein-disulfide reductase DsbD domain-containing protein, encoding MTHPNRLSAPLIAALILPLPALADLPPGLASARLLPGWTGDDGGRIAALELVLEPGWKTYWRSPGDTGLPPHFAWEGSANLDHARLHWPAPQAIRSGAVLEMGYHDRLVLPFTALPADPDQPIDLALQVSLGLCESICVPAHLDLVAPPPAPQPDPAILEALALEPQRLEDGPACTIAPIADGMQVTMTLPVPQVTLAAIELDDRPEIWVSGAEIHPGPDGPVARVDMVGPEGGPFDLDPQALRLTVIAEDGATEQSGCAD